From Pseudoalteromonas sp. R3, one genomic window encodes:
- the secD gene encoding protein translocase subunit SecD — protein sequence MNRRTNAADTAWPARFKRLLVVAVILVLGLCAMPNLYQNKTQLSISALPQAQTLPSPDTLVQLLQSHGFNVAQIGSGEPTLVTLTSQTASAAAQEVLAEALRDQASVKVVEQATAPYWLQRLGLSPIKLGLDLNGGVLFVLKVDTDKALEKRMENIALEAKSQRIRDKLKGVRIERSSVAGLELVALPQGAAALQQLQTALLAQFQHLSVQTHKHGHLLRATLSYDEAGKAAFEKQTMTQALTTLRSRIEELGITEAVTQRQGANYIRIELPGVQDPAAAKRIIGATAQLSFHALQEFGGKRVKAEHGMVGLDPRAIFTGADIDSAQAGRDEYGKPLVQLFLSSRGGDKMLRFSRTHVGQPMATMYSEYIADSRGEIRESSQVISVATIQQVLGQRFSITNLGSWQKAQDLALLLRAGSLDAPLTIVTERTIGPSLGEQNISSGFAALALGLSLTMGFMLLWYRKLGVIACVALVANLVCLVGLMSLLPGIVLTLPGIAGLVLTIGMAVDTNVIIFERVKEEKRQGSSMRSALQRGYKQAQSSIIDANLTTMITALVLMSIGYGPVKGFAITLALGIMTSMFCGVVVSGQLSQWFYRTKPVKGA from the coding sequence ATGAATAGAAGAACGAACGCAGCGGATACGGCCTGGCCGGCGCGGTTCAAACGGCTGTTGGTGGTGGCGGTGATCCTTGTATTGGGTCTGTGTGCCATGCCCAATTTATATCAAAACAAAACCCAACTCAGTATCAGTGCGCTGCCACAAGCGCAGACCTTGCCCAGTCCCGACACGCTTGTGCAATTGCTACAAAGCCACGGCTTTAACGTTGCACAGATAGGTTCGGGTGAGCCAACGTTGGTGACGTTGACGTCACAGACTGCCTCCGCTGCAGCGCAAGAGGTACTGGCCGAGGCGTTGCGGGATCAGGCGTCTGTAAAAGTGGTTGAACAAGCCACTGCGCCGTATTGGTTGCAACGGCTGGGGTTATCACCCATTAAGCTGGGCCTGGATTTAAATGGTGGGGTGCTGTTCGTGTTGAAAGTCGATACCGACAAAGCACTGGAAAAGCGCATGGAAAATATTGCGCTGGAGGCTAAGTCTCAGCGCATCCGCGATAAATTAAAAGGCGTGCGTATTGAACGCAGTTCGGTTGCAGGTCTTGAGTTGGTGGCGCTCCCTCAGGGGGCGGCGGCATTGCAGCAGTTACAGACGGCATTGCTGGCCCAGTTTCAACACCTGAGCGTCCAGACACATAAACACGGTCATTTATTGCGGGCAACACTCAGCTACGATGAGGCTGGCAAAGCAGCATTTGAAAAACAAACCATGACCCAGGCGCTGACGACGCTGCGCTCTCGGATTGAAGAGCTGGGTATTACTGAAGCAGTCACACAGCGTCAGGGCGCGAATTATATTCGCATTGAATTGCCGGGAGTGCAGGACCCGGCGGCGGCAAAGCGGATCATCGGTGCCACGGCACAGCTGTCTTTTCACGCCTTGCAGGAATTCGGTGGCAAGCGCGTTAAAGCTGAACACGGCATGGTGGGGTTAGATCCACGAGCCATCTTTACCGGGGCCGATATCGACTCGGCGCAGGCTGGCCGGGACGAATATGGAAAACCTCTGGTGCAGTTATTTTTATCATCCCGGGGGGGCGATAAAATGCTGCGTTTTTCCCGCACTCATGTGGGTCAGCCTATGGCGACCATGTACAGTGAGTACATTGCCGACAGCCGGGGAGAGATCCGCGAAAGCAGTCAGGTGATCTCCGTGGCTACCATCCAGCAGGTACTGGGACAGCGCTTCAGTATAACCAATTTAGGGTCGTGGCAAAAAGCGCAGGATCTGGCACTGTTACTGCGGGCAGGCTCCTTAGACGCGCCCTTGACCATAGTAACCGAGCGCACCATAGGACCGAGTTTGGGTGAGCAGAACATCAGCAGCGGCTTTGCGGCACTGGCACTGGGCCTGTCACTGACGATGGGTTTTATGCTGCTGTGGTATCGCAAACTGGGCGTTATTGCCTGCGTGGCGCTGGTGGCAAATCTGGTGTGTTTAGTCGGTCTGATGTCTTTGTTACCCGGCATAGTGCTAACCTTGCCGGGGATTGCAGGTCTGGTCCTGACGATAGGTATGGCGGTCGATACCAATGTGATTATCTTTGAGCGGGTCAAAGAAGAAAAGCGCCAGGGAAGCAGCATGCGCTCGGCACTGCAACGCGGTTACAAGCAGGCGCAAAGTAGCATCATAGATGCCAATCTGACCACCATGATTACTGCATTGGTATTAATGTCCATTGGCTATGGCCCGGTTAAGGGGTTTGCCATCACCCTGGCACTGGGGATTATGACCAGTATGTTCTGCGGTGTGGTGGTCTCCGGGCAACTGTCTCAGTGGTTCTATCGGACCAAGCCGGTAAAAGGAGCCTGA
- the secF gene encoding protein translocase subunit SecF, translating into MRDLWQTLRTSGLLLSLIAMILSAVLINQHGLELGQDFTGGYVSEFQLTQDISIRELRHQLTPYVSGEFRLSEQGALHWQLFQPPYNNSPTPLGWHTQLPDELGMEILDSRYVGAQIGAELIEQGGLALLVSLLAVGLYLVIRFEWRLAVSASLALLHDVLITLGFFAATGMEFDLTVLAALLAIIGYSLNDSIVIGDKVRELVRARPDSSVSNTINAALGSTVGRTAITSLTTLTTIASLWWLGGVSLQGFASALFIGVAVGTWSSIFVSVTLPQWLGLSHSNYQRSLSEQEQRQLAEP; encoded by the coding sequence ATGCGCGATCTATGGCAAACACTTCGAACCTCAGGCTTACTGCTGAGTCTGATTGCGATGATACTCAGTGCTGTACTCATCAACCAGCATGGACTTGAGCTCGGACAGGATTTTACTGGTGGCTATGTCAGTGAGTTCCAGCTCACTCAGGATATCTCCATCCGTGAGTTACGCCACCAGCTGACTCCTTATGTTTCCGGGGAGTTTCGATTATCTGAGCAAGGGGCGCTTCACTGGCAATTATTTCAGCCACCGTACAATAACAGCCCGACACCGCTCGGCTGGCACACTCAGTTACCCGACGAACTGGGGATGGAAATCCTCGACAGCCGCTATGTGGGTGCGCAGATTGGTGCTGAGCTCATCGAGCAGGGCGGGCTGGCTTTGCTCGTTAGCCTGTTGGCAGTGGGCCTGTATCTGGTAATACGATTTGAATGGCGACTGGCTGTATCGGCAAGTCTGGCCCTGCTACATGACGTGCTTATCACTCTGGGCTTTTTCGCTGCGACCGGAATGGAATTTGACCTGACGGTATTGGCTGCCTTGCTGGCCATCATTGGTTACTCATTGAATGATTCGATTGTCATAGGTGACAAAGTCCGTGAGTTGGTGCGCGCCCGTCCGGATAGCTCCGTGAGCAACACCATTAATGCGGCGTTGGGCAGCACTGTGGGCAGAACAGCCATTACCTCGCTGACGACACTGACAACCATAGCTTCACTTTGGTGGCTCGGTGGGGTCAGTTTACAGGGGTTTGCGAGTGCTTTATTCATTGGGGTTGCTGTAGGGACCTGGTCTTCCATTTTTGTCAGCGTAACGTTACCGCAGTGGCTGGGCCTGAGCCACAGTAACTATCAGCGTTCGCTGAGCGAACAGGAACAGCGACAGCTGGCAGAGCCTTAA
- a CDS encoding winged helix-turn-helix domain-containing protein yields MTQQYWVGEFFVDLSRNQITVKEEVKTLAPKALSVLTILAQHQGQVLSQDTLLDQVWQDTIVSPNTLQRCIAQLRKALGDDGKEQHIIKTHAKQGYSLECEVRWHTQPQSVTPAQQETVTQPPPSHAPAPAQIRSRSQFGFALFAAAFFIVGLAASVLFEPSSGEQLTISEFRPLTATDNREVAGVYSPDGEYIVFHRYSTELCRNNIWAKRIDTQQEFRLTDNLDINGQHQFSPDGKTLAFVQTSTCAQPVTQKFCYHLMTLDFDKALQTPQAPTRVLECKNSQIREPQWLDSEHIALLQKTDERWKLIRYSMTDNTSAPLYEVSDGDIVSYDYSRKEGLLAVVRLGEGEHYYLDMLRPDGEQVSSHRIHYPNTIARFRPIYPNFSPYENQLAFSTGRQLYTLTYQGQISPVTLPVDEPMGSPVFHPGGNRMLVIKGQYDSDILTIPFGDDASLQTSRATILERSTKEESNAIFQPGGDLLAFNSARSGQMQIWLSDGQVPRQLSNFPMDTFLYETHWSADGTELLTNADKALVKFSLDGTAHAITLAHPVEQLFYWHSGAQTALAQLKINGVLTFAELNLTNSAIRVLNDREVTWALKTADGSLIYTDHMDRFWRSGPVEDELIQPLLDQGSERRFTAFGNTLYGINENAQLWSYDLHSGDLEILTTVENEIVRISAVNDKQILLIKQLTSRKEVVELLLAD; encoded by the coding sequence ATGACACAGCAATACTGGGTTGGTGAGTTTTTTGTAGACTTATCGCGTAACCAAATTACCGTCAAAGAAGAAGTAAAAACCTTAGCGCCCAAAGCGCTGTCAGTGCTTACCATACTCGCTCAGCATCAGGGCCAGGTACTCAGTCAGGACACTCTGCTGGATCAAGTCTGGCAAGATACCATTGTCTCGCCAAATACCTTGCAGCGCTGTATTGCTCAGCTAAGGAAAGCATTAGGTGATGATGGTAAAGAGCAGCATATCATCAAGACCCATGCTAAGCAGGGCTATAGTCTGGAATGTGAAGTACGCTGGCATACCCAGCCGCAAAGCGTAACACCTGCACAACAAGAAACGGTCACGCAACCACCTCCAAGCCACGCACCAGCCCCCGCTCAGATACGCTCCCGCTCGCAATTCGGATTTGCCCTGTTTGCGGCAGCATTCTTTATTGTTGGTCTTGCTGCTTCGGTATTATTTGAGCCAAGTTCAGGCGAACAGCTGACGATCAGCGAATTTCGACCTCTGACAGCCACCGACAATCGCGAAGTGGCTGGGGTTTACTCACCCGACGGCGAATATATTGTGTTTCACCGTTACTCCACAGAACTATGTCGTAACAATATCTGGGCAAAACGTATAGACACCCAGCAGGAATTTCGCCTGACGGATAATCTGGATATCAACGGACAGCATCAGTTTTCACCCGATGGCAAAACGCTGGCATTCGTGCAAACCTCAACCTGTGCTCAACCCGTAACCCAAAAGTTCTGTTATCACCTGATGACACTGGATTTCGATAAAGCACTGCAAACACCTCAAGCCCCAACTCGTGTGCTGGAATGTAAAAACTCACAGATAAGAGAGCCACAATGGCTCGACAGCGAACATATTGCACTACTGCAAAAAACCGACGAACGCTGGAAGCTGATCCGCTACTCAATGACAGATAACACCAGCGCCCCCCTGTATGAGGTCAGTGATGGCGACATCGTCAGCTATGATTATTCCCGTAAAGAAGGCCTGCTGGCGGTTGTACGTCTTGGTGAGGGTGAACACTATTATCTTGATATGCTGAGGCCCGATGGTGAGCAGGTATCCAGTCACCGAATTCACTATCCAAATACCATTGCCCGGTTCAGGCCCATCTATCCCAATTTTTCGCCCTATGAAAACCAGCTGGCCTTCAGTACCGGACGGCAGTTATATACCCTCACTTATCAGGGGCAGATCAGTCCGGTGACCCTGCCAGTTGACGAACCTATGGGCTCCCCGGTGTTTCATCCAGGTGGTAACCGTATGCTGGTGATCAAAGGACAATATGACAGTGATATTCTCACTATACCTTTTGGTGATGATGCCTCGCTGCAAACGTCGCGAGCGACAATCCTCGAGCGCTCCACCAAAGAAGAAAGTAATGCGATATTTCAGCCGGGCGGCGACCTGCTCGCCTTTAACTCAGCACGCTCCGGACAAATGCAGATCTGGCTCAGCGATGGGCAAGTGCCCCGTCAGCTCAGTAACTTCCCGATGGATACCTTTTTATACGAAACCCATTGGTCAGCCGATGGCACTGAGCTTTTAACCAACGCAGACAAAGCGCTGGTGAAGTTCTCGCTGGATGGCACAGCGCACGCCATTACCCTGGCGCACCCGGTAGAGCAATTGTTTTACTGGCACAGCGGCGCTCAGACGGCACTTGCCCAGCTCAAAATAAATGGTGTGCTCACGTTTGCAGAGCTGAACCTGACAAACTCAGCCATACGAGTTCTGAACGACCGCGAGGTCACCTGGGCACTCAAAACCGCTGACGGTAGCCTGATTTACACCGATCATATGGATCGCTTCTGGCGATCTGGTCCGGTTGAAGACGAACTGATCCAGCCTCTTTTGGATCAGGGCAGCGAGCGGCGCTTTACCGCTTTTGGCAATACTCTTTATGGGATCAATGAAAACGCACAATTGTGGTCATACGATCTGCACAGCGGTGATTTAGAGATCTTAACCACAGTGGAAAATGAGATTGTCCGTATTTCAGCCGTCAACGACAAGCAGATCTTGTTGATCAAACAGCTCACATCCCGCAAAGAAGTGGTCGAGTTGCTGCTGGCGGACTAA